A single Cottoperca gobio chromosome 3, fCotGob3.1, whole genome shotgun sequence DNA region contains:
- the uacab gene encoding uveal autoantigen with coiled-coil domains and ankyrin repeats, whose protein sequence is MKSLKYRLKKHEVTITNTDWNKYDDRLMKAVERSEVDKVAAVLSKKGIIPTKLDVEGRSAFHLAATRGHLECLNLILGHSVDVTATDATGKNALHLASRNGHSLCVQKLLQHNSPVGNVDLQGRTALHDAVMAGCSSSVKLLCDSGASVNASDFDGRTPLVLATQMCHPRICQLLLERGADITTRDKQNKTALILGCEYGCKDAVEVLLKSGSDVKAVDGLGHDAFHYARLNKNLELVAMVKTYLDKATREQLPAEKFDNMKNLLSNAVDEKERQIAELREDYDRVLEEVADLHQKLDSPSSQGGSGAMSAEEQQRILEALEGQNASLKRKLVDVTARSQALIQDVEESEEERDILREQLDELNSTIEIDFIPMKVHDEARGNMVTALEELEDKLVEASERYGKAEAQVQQLQSERPTLQENISSLQSASERRLSEMDALRSQNGDLMKKIEVLQSRCEDRAKECVQLTTQSQTLKQSLEGEYVPRQEHEQVKMELSSTLESVKAEMLKLETKGKESAEELKKMKEGNDKLKEKLEKVLLEMKKDYMSVKDHKAIADELNAAVVEAENRAKEVSGMYVSAQEETVKLTQELEAQKKELDTIQEAIQSKFIPLTAAEEKEHSHSAKVKELTVKLLEMEEKYNKEKSAGESNKQEKEKLKVEIESVQQRLDSAVVASEKHKNVEEEFKGKFEELTQKLVNLEQSHKEVTLQKTDLQGQNALSNAQFQNLQERLKSELTRIATYDTELKALHDAMQQAQADCKKAKETQQEEALRVCALQKEVQERRGDQASLLQQQAKAQDALEAEVAKLRLALREEEENNAQRAEDVSALQSELLQATQALEENRYKEDQMNQLKKEKQQLEEEAATLSSKLLSLAEESEEAHREATQAQVEESTARTEMEAVQEKGCVIEREIRELKERYDESLRTICDLQRRIQTSAQQTEAKDRKITELLTDVERLKQALNGLSQLAYTSNTPNKRQTQHIDTLHVQIKNLQQQLADAERQHREVVSIYRTHLLSAAQGHMDEDVQAALLQIIRMRQEFVC, encoded by the exons AACACAGACTGGAACAAGTATGATGATCGGCTGATGAAGGCTGTGGAACGGAGCGAGGTGGACAAGGTGGCTGCTGTTCTTAGCAAGAAGGGCATCATCCCCACCAAGCTCGACGTGGAAGGCCGCTCAGC GTTTCATTTGGCTGCGACGCGAGGACACCTCGAGTGTCTCAATCTCATCCTGGGACACAGTGTTGATGTCACTGCGACTGATGCAACAGG TAAAAATGCTCTCCATCTGGCCTCAAGAAACGGacattctctgtgtgtgcagaaacTCTTGCAG CACAACAGTCCAGTTGGAAATGTGGACCTACAAGGAAGAACAGCTCTACATGATGCTG TAATGGCTGGCTGCTCCTCCAGTGTGAAACTTCTCTGTGACAGCGGTGCTTCTGTGAATGCCAGTGATTTT gaTGGCAGGACACCTCTGGTGCTGGCAACCCAGATGTGTCATCCACGTATCtgtcagctgctgctggagcgaGGGGCCGACATCACCACccgagacaaacaaaacaa GACTGCACTGATTCTGGGCTGCGAGTACGGCTGTAAGGATGCAGTGGAGGTGTTGCTGAAGAGTGGCTCTGACGTGAAGGCAGTAGACGGCTTGGGTCACGATGCATTTCACTACGCTCGCCTCAACAAGAACCTGGAGCTTGTTGCGATGGTCAAAACTTACCTCGACAAAGCCACCAGAG AACAACTACCGGCTGAGAAGTTTGACAACATGAAAAACCTGCTGAGCAACGCAGTTGACGAGAAAGAACGGCAGATCGCTGAGCTAAGGGAAGACTACGATCGTGTGCTGGAGGAGGTGGCCGACCTCCACCAAAAGCTGGACAGTCCATCATCCCAGGGAGGCTCGGGGGCAATGTCTGCCGAGGAGCAACAGAGGATACTGGAGGCTCTCGAAGGGCAGAATGCTTCATTGAAAAGGAAACTGGTCGACGTGACTGCCAGAAGCCAGGCTCTGATTCAGGATGtcgaggagagcgaggaggagagggatATACTGCGGGAGCAGCTGGATGAGCTCAACAGCACGATTGAGATCGACTTCATACCCATGAAGGTGCACGATGAAGCTCGGGGGAACATGGTAACggctctggaggagctggaggacaaACTGGTAGAAGCCAGCGAACGTTACGGAAAAGCAGAGGCGCAAGTCCAGCAGCTTCAAAGCGAGAGGCCCACGCTGCAGGAGAATATCAGCAGTCTCCAAAGCGCCAGCGAGAGACGCCTGAGTGAAATGGACGCTCTGAGGTCTCAGAACGGCGACCTGATGAAGAAAATTGAAGTTCTGCAGAGCAGATGTGAAGACAGAGCTAAAGAGTGTGTACAGCTGACCACGCAGAGCCAGACTCTGAAACAGAGCTTGGAGGGAGAATATGTTCCCAGGCAGGAGCACGAGCAAGTGAAGATGGAGCTAAGTTCCACATTGGAGAGCGTCAAAGCTGAGATGTTGAAATTGGAGACCAAGGGAAAAGAAAGTGCAGAAGAattgaagaaaatgaaagaaggaAACGAtaagttaaaagaaaagttgGAAAAAGTCCTGTTGGAGATGAAAAAAGACTATATGAGCGTAAAAGACCACAAAGCTATCGCAGACGAGTTGAATGCTGCTGTGGTCGAGGCAGAGAATAGAGCAAAAGAAGTGTCAGGGATGTATGTGTCGGCTCAGGAGGAAACGGTAAAGCTCACCCAAGAACTGGAGGCGCAGAAGAAAGAACTTGACACCATACAGGAGGCTATTCAGTCCAAGTTTATCCCACTGACGGCGGCTGAGGAAAAAGAACACTCTCACAGTGCCAAGGTGAAGGAGTTGACAGTCaagctgttggaaatggaagaGAAGTATAACAAGGAAAAGTCTGCCGGGGAGAGCAACAAACAGGAGAAAGAGAAACTAAAAGTAGAGATTGAATCTGTTCAGCAGAGACTAGATAGTGCTGTGGTTGCCAGTGAAAAGCACAAGAATGTGGAGGAAGAGTTCAAGGGCAAATTCGAGGAATTAACTCAGAAGTTGGTGAACTTGGAGCAGTCGCACAAGGAGGTAACGCTTCAGAAAACTGATCTTCAAGGCCAGAACGCCCTCAGCAACGCTCAGTTCCAGAATCTCCAGGAGCGTCTGAAATCAGAGTTGACTCGGATAGCGACTTACGACACAGAGCTTAAAGCCCTCCATGACGCCATGCAGCAAGCACAAGCTGATtgcaagaaagcaaaagagACTCAGCAGGAGGAGGCCCTGAGGGTTTGTGCCTTACAGAAAGAAGTTCAGGAACGCCGCGGGGATCAGGCGTCTCTGCTGCAACAACAGGCCAAGGCCCAGGATGCCCTGGAGGCCGAGGTGGCTAAGCTTCGATTGGCTCTCCGcgaagaggaggagaacaaTGCCCAGAGGGCTGAAGACGTATCTGCCCTGCAATCTGAGCTCCTTCAGGCCACACAGGCTCTTGAGGAAAATCGCTACAAGGAAGACCAAATGAACCAGCTgaagaaagagaagcagcagctggaggaggaggctgcCACCCTGAGCAGCAAGCTACTGAGTTTAGCAGAGGAGAGTGAAGAGGCCCATCGGGAGGCAACCCAAGCACAGGTGGAGGAGAGCACGGCGCGCACAGAGATGGAGGCTGTCCAGGAGAAGGGATGTGTCATCGAGAGAGAAATTCGGGAGCTGAAAGAGAGATATGATGAGTCGCTCCGCACCATCTGTGATCTTCAGAGGAGGATTCAGACATCAGCTCAGCAGACTGAAGCCAAAGACAGGAAG ATCACAGAGTTGCTGACAGATGTTGAGCGATTGAAGCAGGCGCTGAATGGTCTGTCACAGCTGGCCTACACAAGCAACACGCCCAATAAGAGACAGACGCAGCACATCGACACACTCCACGTCCAGATCAAGAACCTGCAGCAACAGCTGGCT GATGCTGAGAGGCAACACAGGGAGGTGGTTTCAATTTATCGAACTCATCTTCTCAGTGCAGCACAG GGCCACATGGATGAGGACGTCCAGGCCGCCTTACTACAGATCATCCGCATGAGACAGGAGTTTGTGTGTTGA